From Mustela erminea isolate mMusErm1 chromosome 1, mMusErm1.Pri, whole genome shotgun sequence, a single genomic window includes:
- the TIGIT gene encoding T-cell immunoreceptor with Ig and ITIM domains isoform X4, whose product MRWYLLLIWAQGLRQASLPASGAVSGRITTTGNVSVEEGGSVTLQCHLSSTTAKVTQINWEQRDQLLAVRHAHLGWHIYPAFRERVAPGPNLGLTLQSLTRNDTGEYFCTYHTYPDGIYRGTVFLEVLQSSVAKRSAAFQVPLLGATATGLAVICVAVVMVVTLTKKQQHTGILRNGREHTILSRNLVQSIVRKVA is encoded by the exons ATGCGGTGGTACCTTCTCCTGATCTGGGCCCAGGGCCTGAGGCAGGCTTCCCTCCCAGCCTCAG gagcTGTGTCAGGCAGGATCACAACAACGGGGAACGTTTCTGTGGAGGAAGGTGGCTCCGTCACCTTGCAATGCCACCTCTCCTCCACCACCGCCAAAGTGACTCAGATCAACTGGGAGCAGCGGGACCAACTACTGGCCGTTCGTCATGCTCACTTGGGGTGGCACATCTACCCAGCCTTCAGGGAGCGAGTGGCCCCAGGCCCCAACCTGGGCCTCACCCTGCAGTCGCTGACCCGGAATGACACAGGGGAATACTTCTGCACCTATCACACCTACCCTGATGGGATTTACAGAGGAACAGTCTTTCTGGAGGTCCTGCAAAGCTCAG TGGCGAAGCGCAGCGCTGCGTTCCAGGTCCCACTGCTGGGAGCCACGGCCACCGGACTGGCAGTCATCTGCGTGGCAGTGGTCATGGTGGTCACATTAACCAAAAAG cAACAGCATACTGGTATACTTAGAAATGGCAGGGAACATACCATACTCTCAAG
- the TIGIT gene encoding T-cell immunoreceptor with Ig and ITIM domains isoform X3, with product MRWYLLLIWAQGLRQASLPASGAVSGRITTTGNVSVEEGGSVTLQCHLSSTTAKVTQINWEQRDQLLAVRHAHLGWHIYPAFRERVAPGPNLGLTLQSLTRNDTGEYFCTYHTYPDGIYRGTVFLEVLQSSVAKRSAAFQVPLLGATATGLAVICVAVVMVVTLTKKQQHTGILRNGREHTILSRRNLVQSIVRKVA from the exons ATGCGGTGGTACCTTCTCCTGATCTGGGCCCAGGGCCTGAGGCAGGCTTCCCTCCCAGCCTCAG gagcTGTGTCAGGCAGGATCACAACAACGGGGAACGTTTCTGTGGAGGAAGGTGGCTCCGTCACCTTGCAATGCCACCTCTCCTCCACCACCGCCAAAGTGACTCAGATCAACTGGGAGCAGCGGGACCAACTACTGGCCGTTCGTCATGCTCACTTGGGGTGGCACATCTACCCAGCCTTCAGGGAGCGAGTGGCCCCAGGCCCCAACCTGGGCCTCACCCTGCAGTCGCTGACCCGGAATGACACAGGGGAATACTTCTGCACCTATCACACCTACCCTGATGGGATTTACAGAGGAACAGTCTTTCTGGAGGTCCTGCAAAGCTCAG TGGCGAAGCGCAGCGCTGCGTTCCAGGTCCCACTGCTGGGAGCCACGGCCACCGGACTGGCAGTCATCTGCGTGGCAGTGGTCATGGTGGTCACATTAACCAAAAAG cAACAGCATACTGGTATACTTAGAAATGGCAGGGAACATACCATACTCTCAAG